From a region of the Fusobacterium sp. IOR10 genome:
- a CDS encoding ABC transporter ATP-binding protein, with translation MLKLNSITKTFVSELGTRKKVFNNLNLEINKGEFITVIGSNGAGKSTLLNLIMGSIEPDCGNVCLEDKDITNLKFYKKNNFISKVYQDPKVGTAPSMTVFENLSMADNKGKKFNFTIGLNHKRKNIYKKLLEELDLGIEKQLDTEVGLLSGGQRQCLALLMVTLNKPKLLLLDEHTAALDPKTSRIILDKTDEIVRKNNITALMITHNLEDAITYGDRLIMLHEGRIILNVSGTEKQNLTTEKLLEKFQNAKGQLDDKSVFAA, from the coding sequence ATGCTTAAATTAAATTCTATAACTAAAACTTTCGTATCTGAGTTAGGTACAAGGAAGAAAGTTTTCAATAATTTAAACTTAGAAATAAACAAAGGTGAGTTCATAACAGTAATAGGAAGTAATGGAGCTGGAAAGTCAACTCTTTTGAATCTAATAATGGGAAGTATAGAACCAGACTGTGGAAATGTGTGTTTAGAAGATAAAGACATAACAAATTTAAAATTCTATAAAAAAAATAATTTCATATCTAAGGTTTACCAAGATCCTAAGGTTGGAACTGCTCCTTCTATGACAGTTTTTGAAAATTTATCAATGGCTGACAATAAGGGTAAAAAGTTTAATTTTACAATTGGTTTAAACCACAAGAGAAAAAATATATATAAAAAACTTTTAGAGGAATTGGATCTAGGAATAGAAAAACAATTGGATACAGAGGTTGGATTATTATCAGGGGGGCAAAGACAGTGTTTAGCTCTTTTAATGGTAACTTTAAACAAACCAAAATTATTGTTGCTAGATGAGCATACAGCAGCTCTTGATCCTAAAACATCTAGAATAATTTTAGATAAAACAGATGAGATAGTTAGAAAAAATAACATTACAGCTCTAATGATAACTCATAATTTAGAAGATGCAATTACTTATGGGGACAGGCTTATTATGCTTCATGAGGGTCGTATAATTTTAAATGTTTCAGGAACAGAAAAACAAAATTTAACAACAGAAAAATTATTAGAAAAATTCCAAAATGCAAAGGGGCAGTTAGACGATAAAAGCGTATTTGCTGCATAA
- a CDS encoding transcriptional regulator, whose translation MTKAEHILQKYIVIGEFISKCFGENVEVVLHDLRDIDHSGVKIFNNYVSGRSDGAPMTEFGLNLLETEIFKNENFVMNYKGVTGGKILRSSTLFIKDDKENLLGMLCVNVDITKYLTMSKELNDLAYYGIRKEDLEKPTIVADFPKSVKEMINASLSSYLTKNGYDWQRLNKEEKLNVIKKLDSKGIFNLRGGISEVSESLKISEPTVYRYLNTIKKMES comes from the coding sequence ATGACTAAAGCGGAACATATTTTACAAAAATATATAGTTATAGGGGAATTTATATCCAAGTGTTTTGGGGAAAATGTGGAGGTTGTTCTACATGATTTAAGGGATATAGATCATTCAGGTGTGAAGATTTTTAATAATTATGTAAGTGGAAGAAGCGATGGAGCTCCAATGACAGAGTTTGGTCTTAATTTACTTGAAACTGAAATATTTAAAAATGAAAATTTTGTTATGAATTACAAAGGAGTTACAGGGGGGAAAATTCTAAGATCTTCAACTTTGTTCATAAAGGATGACAAGGAAAATCTTTTAGGCATGCTTTGCGTAAATGTGGATATTACAAAATATCTTACAATGAGTAAAGAATTAAATGATTTAGCCTATTATGGAATTAGAAAGGAAGACTTGGAAAAACCAACTATAGTTGCAGATTTCCCAAAATCTGTAAAGGAGATGATAAATGCATCTCTTTCAAGTTATTTAACTAAAAATGGCTATGACTGGCAAAGACTAAATAAAGAAGAAAAATTAAATGTTATAAAAAAGTTAGATAGTAAGGGTATATTTAATTTAAGAGGTGGAATATCAGAAGTTTCAGAATCTTTAAAAATTTCAGAACCTACAGTATATAGATATTTAAACACTATAAAGAAAATGGAAAGTTAG
- a CDS encoding ABC transporter substrate-binding protein, with protein MKKIGITLLGVMILAACGKESSTNNKKINIGITQIIEHPALDATVAGFKEALEDGGYTEDKVNIEAQNAQGDFGIAQTIASNFVQSKKDLILAVSTPSAQSAFNATKDIPILITAVTDPVAVGLVGDNITGTSDMAPVNKQVELIKALLPNTKRIGVVYNTSEENSQILVKKLKVESEKYGYKVVEKGVTSVNEVGQALDVLLKDVDVLYTPTDNLIVAATPLVLSKANEANVPVIGCIEDQVIQGALATETLDYKQLGYQTGEIAVRVLNGENPKDIPIETQRDTKLLINKEVAERLNINFQLN; from the coding sequence ATAAAGAAAATAGGAATAACTTTACTAGGAGTTATGATATTAGCAGCATGTGGAAAGGAAAGTTCCACTAATAATAAAAAAATAAACATAGGAATAACACAAATAATTGAACATCCAGCTTTAGATGCTACAGTTGCAGGATTTAAAGAAGCTCTAGAAGATGGTGGCTATACAGAAGACAAGGTAAACATAGAAGCTCAAAATGCCCAAGGGGATTTTGGAATAGCTCAAACTATAGCTTCAAACTTTGTTCAAAGTAAAAAGGATTTGATCTTAGCTGTATCAACTCCATCAGCTCAATCAGCATTTAATGCAACAAAGGATATTCCAATATTAATAACTGCAGTAACAGATCCAGTTGCAGTTGGTTTAGTTGGAGATAACATAACAGGAACTAGTGATATGGCTCCAGTTAATAAGCAAGTTGAGCTAATAAAAGCTTTGCTTCCAAATACTAAAAGAATAGGAGTTGTATATAACACAAGTGAAGAAAATTCTCAAATTTTAGTTAAAAAATTAAAAGTTGAAAGTGAAAAATATGGATACAAAGTTGTTGAAAAGGGAGTAACAAGTGTAAATGAAGTTGGTCAAGCCCTAGATGTTTTGTTAAAAGATGTTGATGTACTTTATACTCCAACAGATAATTTAATTGTTGCTGCAACACCTTTAGTTTTATCAAAGGCAAATGAGGCAAATGTACCAGTTATAGGTTGTATAGAAGATCAAGTTATCCAAGGAGCCCTAGCTACAGAAACATTAGATTACAAACAATTAGGATATCAAACAGGGGAAATTGCAGTAAGAGTATTAAATGGAGAAAATCCTAAGGATATTCCAATTGAAACACAAAGGGATACAAAATTATTAATAAACAAAGAAGTGGCAGAAAGATTAAACATTAATTTCCAGCTGAACTAA
- a CDS encoding HAD family hydrolase, translating into MIKLIAVDMDGTLLNDKKQIDDRFWKLHEKLTEKGIYFLIASGRQYYNIFEYFKNLESNIIILAENGSIVMENGKELFSKCLPREDAIKLIEIGRTIPTGHVIFCGKKKAYIEDTTPEFIEQLEKYYKRYEVVKDITKVDDEALKITVCDLTGAEKNAYPYYEKYCDKYKVAISGEIWVDVVDKDINKGLALGKLQEKLGIKKSETMVFGDYLNDYELIKQGEYSFAMDNAHPDLKAIAKYRGGDNNDAGVIKSIEEYVFGNKIK; encoded by the coding sequence ATGATAAAATTAATAGCTGTTGACATGGATGGAACATTACTTAATGATAAAAAACAAATAGATGACAGATTTTGGAAATTGCATGAGAAATTAACAGAAAAGGGTATATATTTTTTAATTGCAAGTGGAAGACAATACTATAATATATTTGAATATTTTAAGAATTTAGAGTCTAATATTATAATTCTTGCAGAAAATGGTTCCATTGTAATGGAAAATGGAAAGGAATTATTTTCAAAATGTTTACCTAGGGAAGATGCAATAAAGTTAATTGAAATTGGAAGAACAATTCCCACAGGACATGTAATTTTTTGTGGAAAGAAAAAAGCCTATATTGAAGACACAACTCCTGAATTTATAGAACAATTGGAAAAATACTATAAAAGATACGAAGTTGTGAAAGATATTACAAAGGTTGACGATGAGGCTTTAAAAATAACTGTTTGTGACTTAACAGGTGCAGAAAAAAATGCTTATCCATATTATGAGAAATATTGTGATAAATACAAGGTTGCAATTTCTGGAGAAATTTGGGTAGATGTTGTGGATAAGGATATTAACAAGGGACTAGCTTTGGGAAAATTACAAGAAAAGTTAGGAATAAAAAAATCTGAAACAATGGTTTTTGGAGATTATTTAAATGATTATGAATTAATAAAACAAGGGGAATATTCCTTTGCAATGGACAATGCTCATCCTGATTTAAAGGCTATTGCCAAATACAGAGGTGGAGATAACAACGATGCAGGGGTAATTAAAAGTATAGAAGAATATGTCTTTGGAAATAAGATTAAATAA
- a CDS encoding SPFH domain-containing protein yields MIITFLLILVVILLIITNIRIVPQSRAYVIERLGGYLTTWQVGLKFKIPFVDRISRKVSLKEQVIDFPPQPVITRDNVTMQIDTVIYFQITDPKLYTYGVERPLNAIENLTATTLRNIIGDLELDATLTSRDIINTKMRAILDEATDPWGIKINRVELKNIMPPAAIQDAMEKQMKAEREKRESIIIAEGHKRSAILVAEGEKAAAILRAEASKESSVRVAEGEAKALIELTTAKAEALTLLTNANPSDKVLSLKAMETFEKVADGKATKIIIPSELQGVANLATAFTAVSNSTPDVKTITKTVKK; encoded by the coding sequence ATGATTATAACATTTTTATTGATTTTGGTGGTAATTTTACTAATAATAACTAATATTAGGATTGTCCCTCAATCCCGTGCATATGTAATTGAAAGATTAGGAGGTTACTTAACTACTTGGCAAGTTGGATTAAAATTTAAAATTCCATTTGTTGATAGAATTTCAAGAAAAGTTTCTTTAAAGGAACAAGTTATTGATTTTCCACCACAACCAGTTATCACAAGAGATAATGTAACAATGCAAATAGATACAGTTATTTATTTTCAAATCACTGATCCTAAACTATATACTTATGGAGTTGAACGTCCATTAAATGCAATTGAAAATCTTACTGCAACAACACTTAGAAACATTATTGGTGACTTAGAACTTGATGCCACTTTAACTTCTAGAGATATTATAAATACCAAAATGAGAGCTATCTTAGATGAAGCTACTGATCCTTGGGGAATAAAAATAAACAGAGTTGAATTGAAAAACATTATGCCTCCAGCAGCAATTCAAGATGCTATGGAAAAACAAATGAAAGCAGAAAGAGAAAAAAGAGAATCAATTATAATTGCTGAAGGTCATAAAAGATCAGCTATCTTAGTTGCTGAAGGGGAAAAAGCTGCTGCTATCCTAAGAGCTGAAGCATCTAAGGAATCATCTGTAAGAGTTGCTGAAGGGGAAGCTAAAGCTCTAATAGAATTAACCACTGCTAAAGCTGAAGCTTTAACACTATTAACTAATGCTAATCCAAGTGACAAGGTTTTATCACTAAAAGCTATGGAAACATTTGAAAAAGTGGCAGATGGAAAGGCAACAAAAATAATTATTCCTTCTGAACTTCAAGGTGTAGCTAATCTTGCAACTGCATTTACTGCAGTTTCTAACTCAACTCCTGATGTTAAAACTATAACTAAAACTGTTAAAAAATAA
- a CDS encoding 2-oxoacid:acceptor oxidoreductase family protein has protein sequence MKEVVEIRWHGRGGQGAKTASLLLADSAFSTGKYVQGFPEYGPERMGAPITAYNRISDERVRVHSNIYEPEFVVVVDETLLSSVDVTKGLQEKGAIVINTPKSPDEIRPLLKGYKGGVYTCDARKISEECLGKNFPNTPMLGAIVKISGVLDETQFIESMEDSFKHKFATKPEVLKGNMEALVRSMKEVKK, from the coding sequence ATGAAAGAAGTAGTAGAAATTAGATGGCATGGTAGAGGTGGACAAGGAGCAAAAACAGCATCACTTCTTTTAGCAGATTCTGCTTTTAGTACTGGTAAATATGTTCAAGGATTTCCTGAGTATGGTCCTGAGAGAATGGGAGCTCCAATTACAGCATATAACCGTATATCTGATGAAAGAGTTAGAGTTCATTCTAACATTTATGAGCCTGAGTTTGTAGTTGTAGTTGATGAAACATTACTTTCAAGTGTTGATGTTACAAAAGGATTACAAGAAAAAGGAGCAATAGTTATTAATACTCCTAAATCCCCAGATGAAATTAGACCTTTATTAAAGGGATACAAGGGAGGAGTTTATACTTGTGATGCAAGAAAAATATCTGAAGAATGTTTAGGTAAGAATTTCCCTAATACTCCAATGCTAGGGGCAATAGTTAAAATAAGTGGAGTTCTTGATGAAACTCAGTTTATTGAGTCAATGGAAGATTCTTTTAAACATAAATTTGCAACTAAACCAGAAGTGCTTAAGGGAAATATGGAAGCTTTAGTACGTTCTATGAAAGAGGTGAAGAAATAG
- a CDS encoding NfeD family protein, producing the protein MAIWLALFIVFVIIEVSFPALVSIWFAISAMVLTLLSGRINNLLYEFYIFIGLSLVLLVLTKPIVKKITSKKNPIDERIFGQRVKVLKVSNENIYEVKLDGKHWKAICDEALQVGDYGIVEKYEGNKLVLKKA; encoded by the coding sequence ATGGCTATCTGGCTTGCATTATTTATTGTTTTTGTGATAATTGAAGTTTCTTTCCCAGCATTAGTAAGTATTTGGTTTGCTATTTCTGCAATGGTTTTAACCCTTTTATCTGGACGTATTAATAATCTTCTTTATGAATTTTATATTTTTATAGGGCTAAGTTTAGTACTGTTGGTTTTAACAAAACCAATTGTGAAAAAAATTACCAGTAAAAAAAATCCAATTGATGAGAGAATTTTTGGTCAAAGGGTAAAAGTTCTTAAGGTTTCAAATGAAAACATATATGAAGTAAAACTTGATGGAAAGCATTGGAAAGCTATTTGTGATGAAGCATTGCAAGTAGGGGACTATGGAATAGTTGAAAAATACGAAGGTAACAAATTAGTTTTGAAAAAAGCTTAA
- a CDS encoding 4Fe-4S binding protein: MKNKKGVAIEETMSWKDITPGGVVYESGSAKHFKTGDWRSMRPVFIADKCKRCLLCAPVCPDSSIPVVDGKRLDFDYDHCKGCGICYEVCPFDAIEFVKE; encoded by the coding sequence ATGAAAAATAAAAAAGGTGTAGCTATAGAAGAAACAATGTCTTGGAAAGATATAACTCCAGGTGGAGTAGTTTATGAGTCAGGAAGTGCAAAACATTTTAAAACAGGTGACTGGAGATCAATGAGACCAGTATTTATTGCTGATAAATGTAAACGATGTTTATTGTGTGCTCCAGTTTGTCCAGATTCTTCAATTCCAGTTGTAGATGGAAAAAGATTAGATTTTGACTATGATCACTGTAAAGGTTGCGGGATTTGTTATGAAGTATGTCCCTTTGATGCAATAGAATTTGTTAAAGAATAA
- a CDS encoding ABC transporter permease: protein MLIGTLEQSLIFAIMVMGVYISFRILDFPDMTVDGSFPLGASIVASCLVKGMNPVLALLLAVVGGSIAGFITGYINVKYKIANLLAGIIVMTGLYSINIKIMGRSNISLFTVNHLFTLHINKLLLISIIVILCKLSLDFLFKTKFGFILKALGDNETLVETLGVDKSKLKIYGLVISNGIVALSGGLYAQYQGFADVGMGTGTIVTGLASIIIGETIIKNRRKFTLTTTVIVGTIIYKIIITLALKIGFNASDLKLISAIIVVVILALKNNKMLKKGGIKNA, encoded by the coding sequence ATGTTAATTGGTACTTTAGAACAGAGCTTAATATTTGCAATAATGGTTATGGGTGTATATATATCCTTTAGGATATTAGACTTTCCTGATATGACAGTTGACGGAAGTTTTCCACTAGGAGCATCAATAGTTGCAAGTTGTTTAGTAAAAGGAATGAATCCAGTATTAGCTTTGTTACTAGCTGTAGTTGGTGGAAGCATAGCAGGATTTATAACAGGATATATAAATGTTAAATATAAAATAGCAAACTTACTTGCTGGGATAATAGTAATGACAGGTCTTTACAGTATTAATATAAAAATAATGGGTAGATCTAATATTTCTTTATTCACAGTGAATCATTTGTTTACTTTACATATTAATAAACTATTACTAATAAGTATAATTGTAATTTTATGTAAATTATCTTTGGACTTTTTATTTAAAACAAAATTTGGATTTATATTAAAGGCCCTAGGGGACAATGAAACTTTAGTTGAAACTTTAGGTGTAGATAAAAGTAAATTGAAAATATATGGATTAGTAATATCCAATGGAATAGTTGCTTTGTCAGGTGGACTATATGCTCAATATCAAGGCTTTGCAGATGTTGGGATGGGTACTGGAACAATAGTAACAGGTTTAGCTTCAATTATCATAGGTGAAACAATAATAAAAAATAGAAGAAAATTTACATTAACTACAACAGTTATAGTTGGAACTATTATTTATAAAATAATAATAACTTTAGCTTTAAAAATTGGATTCAATGCAAGTGATTTAAAATTAATATCTGCAATTATAGTAGTTGTAATTTTAGCTTTGAAAAATAATAAAATGTTGAAAAAAGGGGGGATCAAGAATGCTTAA
- a CDS encoding Na+/H+ antiporter NhaC family protein produces MEEKKSSFLGLVPFIVFILIYLGTGIILKMKGVPMAFYQLPAPVAIFVGVIVAFLIFKGNLTEKFDCFLKGCGDQDILIMCIIYLLAGAFATVSKAMGGVDSTVNFGLTYIPPQFIAAGIFIIAAFISTATGTSVGSIVAIGPIGVGLAQKSGVPMAFVMAALIGGAMFGDNLSVISDTTIAATRTQGVEMRDKFRVNLVIAGIAAIITLVLLVIFGKPEVVPEVQEYAYSLIKIIPYILVLGLSLVGVNVFAVLTLGIMVSGIIGFAYGEFTLLAYAGEIYNGFKGMNEIFLLSLLTGGLAALVRRAGGVHWLIEQASKMMKGKKSATLGIGMLVGLIDVAVANNTVAIIISGPIAKNISEEYKIDPRKTATILDIFSCVGQGIIPYGAQMLILLSFTNGAISFLDVFPLLWYQGLLLILTLVSIYIPFSDMYLRKHPWNFETGKAE; encoded by the coding sequence ATGGAAGAGAAGAAAAGTAGTTTTTTAGGGTTGGTGCCATTTATAGTTTTTATTTTAATTTATTTAGGAACTGGGATTATTCTTAAAATGAAAGGTGTTCCAATGGCCTTTTATCAATTACCAGCACCAGTTGCTATATTTGTAGGTGTAATAGTAGCATTTTTAATATTTAAAGGTAATTTAACAGAGAAATTTGATTGTTTCCTTAAGGGATGCGGAGATCAAGACATTTTAATCATGTGTATAATTTATTTATTAGCTGGTGCCTTTGCAACAGTTTCTAAAGCAATGGGTGGGGTAGATTCAACAGTAAATTTTGGATTAACTTATATTCCCCCTCAATTTATCGCAGCAGGAATATTCATAATAGCAGCTTTTATTTCAACAGCAACAGGAACATCAGTTGGATCAATAGTTGCAATAGGACCAATAGGTGTTGGACTAGCTCAAAAAAGTGGAGTTCCAATGGCCTTTGTAATGGCAGCTTTAATAGGTGGAGCTATGTTTGGAGATAACTTATCAGTTATATCAGATACAACTATAGCAGCCACAAGAACTCAAGGTGTTGAAATGAGAGATAAATTTAGAGTTAACTTAGTAATTGCAGGAATAGCAGCAATTATTACTTTAGTTCTATTGGTTATATTTGGTAAACCTGAAGTAGTTCCAGAAGTTCAAGAGTATGCTTATTCTCTAATAAAAATAATTCCTTATATTTTAGTATTAGGACTATCTCTTGTTGGAGTAAATGTATTTGCAGTTCTTACTTTGGGAATAATGGTTTCAGGAATAATTGGATTTGCCTATGGTGAATTTACATTACTTGCCTATGCAGGAGAAATTTACAATGGTTTTAAGGGTATGAATGAAATTTTCCTATTATCTTTATTAACAGGAGGACTTGCTGCTCTAGTTAGAAGAGCTGGAGGTGTTCATTGGTTAATAGAACAAGCTTCAAAAATGATGAAAGGTAAAAAAAGTGCAACTTTAGGAATAGGAATGCTAGTTGGACTAATAGATGTAGCTGTTGCAAATAATACAGTTGCAATTATTATTAGTGGACCAATAGCAAAGAATATCAGTGAAGAATACAAGATAGATCCTAGAAAAACTGCCACAATACTAGATATTTTTTCTTGTGTAGGACAAGGAATAATACCTTACGGGGCTCAAATGTTGATTCTTTTAAGTTTCACAAATGGAGCAATTAGTTTTCTAGATGTATTCCCATTATTATGGTACCAAGGATTATTATTAATCCTTACTTTAGTTTCAATATATATTCCATTTTCAGATATGTATTTAAGAAAACATCCTTGGAATTTTGAAACAGGTAAGGCAGAATAA
- a CDS encoding thiamine pyrophosphate-dependent enzyme — MAYNFKEVMSKPERLTGGQRMCAGCGAPIAVRTVLRALKPEDHAVICSATSCLEVSTFLYPYTAWTDSFIHSAFENAGATISGVETAYKVLKKRGRIKETFKFIAFGGDGGTYDIGFQSLSGAMERGHDMVYVCYDNGAYMNTGIQRSSATPHYADTTTTPAGTVIPGKVQVQKDLTAIMAAHNIPYVGQSTLIGNMKDLYEKAEKAIYTEGAAYLSVMAPCPRGWRYSSEKIMEICKAAVETCYWPLYEVIDGEWKLSYRPKTKLPVTEFLKTQGRFKHLFKKGNEHLLEQFQKEVDIRWARLLKRCGEEL, encoded by the coding sequence ATGGCATATAATTTTAAAGAAGTAATGAGTAAGCCTGAAAGATTAACTGGTGGGCAAAGAATGTGTGCTGGTTGTGGAGCACCAATAGCAGTTAGAACAGTCTTAAGAGCTTTAAAACCAGAAGATCACGCAGTTATATGTAGTGCTACAAGTTGTTTAGAAGTATCTACATTTTTATATCCATATACAGCTTGGACAGATTCATTTATTCATTCAGCATTTGAAAATGCTGGGGCAACAATAAGTGGTGTTGAAACAGCTTATAAAGTATTAAAGAAAAGAGGTAGAATTAAAGAAACATTTAAATTTATTGCATTTGGTGGAGACGGTGGAACATATGATATAGGGTTCCAATCATTGTCAGGGGCTATGGAAAGAGGTCATGATATGGTTTATGTATGTTATGACAACGGTGCTTATATGAATACAGGTATCCAAAGATCATCAGCTACTCCTCACTATGCAGATACAACAACAACTCCAGCAGGAACAGTTATTCCAGGAAAAGTTCAAGTACAAAAGGACTTAACTGCAATAATGGCCGCTCATAATATACCTTATGTTGGACAATCTACTTTAATTGGAAATATGAAGGATTTATATGAAAAGGCTGAAAAAGCTATATATACAGAAGGTGCAGCATATTTATCAGTAATGGCACCATGTCCAAGAGGATGGAGATATAGTTCAGAAAAAATTATGGAAATTTGTAAGGCAGCAGTTGAAACTTGTTACTGGCCATTATATGAAGTTATAGATGGAGAATGGAAACTTTCTTATAGACCAAAAACAAAATTACCAGTTACAGAATTCTTAAAGACTCAAGGTAGATTTAAACATCTATTTAAAAAAGGAAATGAGCATTTATTAGAACAATTCCAAAAAGAAGTTGACATTAGATGGGCGAGATTATTAAAAAGATGTGGAGAAGAATTATAA
- the porA gene encoding pyruvate ferredoxin oxidoreductase, with product MSIKERMSGNEAIAIAMRQINPDVMPAFPITPSTEIPQYFSQFVANGQVDTEFIPVESEHSAMSAAIGAEAAGARTFSATSSCGLALMFEMLYVAASSRLPITLACVNRALSGPININADHSDSMGARDAGWIQIYSETNQEAYDNFIQAVTIGEDPEVQLPVMVCQDGFITSHAVENIELLDDKTVKDFVGEYAPEDYLLNAARPIAHGPYDIEKYYMEHKRLQAQGMINAKEVILKAAEKFEKISGRKYGLFEEYKLDDAQVAIVVLSSTAGTAKEAVDELRAAGKKVGVLKLRVFRPFPMEELADALKHIDMVAVMDKSEGFSACGGPVFAETRSALYDVVNSPKIVNYVYGLGGRDVTIDHIKGIFETLLAEKDSKETLETYRFLGVRE from the coding sequence ATGAGTATAAAAGAAAGAATGTCAGGTAATGAAGCTATAGCCATTGCTATGAGACAAATAAATCCAGATGTAATGCCAGCTTTTCCTATTACACCATCAACTGAGATACCTCAATATTTCTCACAATTTGTTGCTAACGGACAAGTTGATACTGAATTTATTCCAGTTGAATCAGAACACAGTGCTATGTCAGCAGCTATAGGAGCTGAAGCAGCAGGTGCAAGAACCTTTAGTGCTACTTCTTCTTGTGGATTGGCTTTAATGTTTGAAATGCTATATGTAGCAGCTTCATCTAGATTGCCAATAACTTTAGCTTGTGTTAACAGAGCTTTGTCAGGTCCAATAAATATCAATGCAGATCATAGTGACTCTATGGGTGCAAGGGATGCAGGTTGGATTCAAATATATAGTGAAACAAATCAAGAAGCCTATGACAACTTTATACAAGCTGTTACAATAGGTGAAGATCCAGAAGTTCAATTACCAGTAATGGTTTGTCAAGATGGATTTATTACTTCCCATGCAGTTGAAAATATTGAATTGTTAGATGATAAAACAGTTAAGGATTTTGTAGGGGAATATGCACCAGAAGATTACTTATTAAATGCAGCTAGACCAATAGCTCATGGACCTTATGATATTGAAAAATACTATATGGAACATAAAAGACTTCAAGCTCAAGGAATGATCAATGCTAAGGAAGTTATATTAAAAGCTGCAGAAAAATTTGAAAAAATTTCAGGAAGAAAATATGGATTATTTGAAGAATATAAATTAGATGATGCACAGGTAGCTATTGTAGTTTTAAGTTCAACAGCTGGTACAGCAAAGGAAGCAGTGGATGAATTAAGAGCTGCAGGTAAAAAAGTTGGAGTTTTAAAACTAAGAGTATTTAGACCTTTCCCAATGGAAGAACTAGCAGATGCTCTTAAACACATTGATATGGTTGCAGTTATGGATAAATCAGAAGGATTCTCAGCTTGTGGTGGACCAGTTTTTGCAGAAACTAGATCAGCTTTGTATGATGTGGTAAACTCTCCTAAAATAGTAAACTATGTTTATGGTCTAGGTGGAAGAGATGTAACTATCGATCATATAAAAGGAATTTTTGAAACTTTACTAGCTGAAAAAGATAGTAAAGAGACTTTGGAAACATATAGATTTCTAGGTGTAAGAGAATAG